The window CGGAGTCGAGAggtaaaatcacaaatatttattcagtaataaaaagcagagtattGCATCCCGTACAGTTATACGTGCACGGTCCTACGTTGAACACCCAACAGGGTTGAATGTCCAAGGAAAAGGCCCTTAAACAGAGTGCGCTGAAACTtcatataggattcctcttgTGAGGTCCCATTGGTTAAGACTATTGTAGCAGGCAGAGCTTATTCTAGCTAGAAGCTCCCCCGTTGGAGCACTGAGCATCTCCGCTCACACTGGCTCACGTCCATTGGTTGTGGTGGTCTtcatccatcagtgtgtgtgcatgttgtcggAGTGCGAAGGTGGGGGCATGATCGGAGTGGCCTTGGCCAACGTCTGAGACGCTACTGTGTATTTTTGCCCTAGTCAAAATTTAGGGCAGTGTATGTGCTTGGACCGAGCGCTCccttattttgtcttttcccaCTGAGTTCGGCCTTGGGAACTTGCGTGACCTTAACGCTAGGGTCcatgctgtgtgttgtttaggctgaagcaagctgatgtgcagatttaccttaatgctgtattcAAATGCTCTATAAATGTGTTGTCTATGCTGAAGCAAGCTGAtgtgcagatttaccttaatgctgtataAAAATGCTCTATACATGTATCAGTAAGACACTGTCTGTCTTCTCGTTCCCTGTTATCAGTGGGTGCTTCTCAACTAACCTTGAGTCCTTGCCCTCGAGCAACCTCCGTTCTTTTCTTGTAGCTTTCTACTGTGGCTGAGCTTCCTCTGTGTTCTTCCCACTCTAGGGTCACTGTCCTCAGGGGGCCTTACTGCGCATGCGTCAAAAGTTAAaccaataatgtaataaaagcctatgtgtctcaagttatttgccaacagtgtaatgtatttattttttctacatttcttaCAAGCTGGATTTGTTTTTTGACCTCTGTTCCTTATGGAATGATATCCTTATCCTGAATTATATGTTTGTTTGGAAAACGTTATCCTTAGGAGACGTCTCATTCTATGAATATGTGTCgtttaaatacaaagaaaatgatCTGTATAttcacataaatatatatatatataggccacCAAAGTACTCACCAAAATGTATTGAGCATTTTACTGAGATGCTTTCAATTATTTGCACTGAATTTGACTGTTTAGTCGTCGCGGGGGCGTAACTAAATGCATTGACCTCTCAGCCATACATAAGCTGACCCATAATAAAGGACAGTATCTAGAATCTGGATTAGTTTTTACAAAGGGCGTTAATATCTCTAATGCCAAATATCAGTTATTGAATACACATCAATAACTGATATTTGGATCTATTTAGATTAGATCTGAAAGAGAATACCGAGGCACACTGCGTATGGAATCAAGTTGACGTGGATCTACTGAAAATGTCAAATCAcctttctttaaatgtaatCGATGCCACTGCTCCTCATGGAGAAACGTTCATTCTTTAATGGTCCCGAAAAAGGTCACGGACGGAAGGCTCATCTCAAGTGGCGTAAATCATCCTCCAGATTCACTTTGAATCCTATGAAGAAAAATTGCATATCGTCAATAAGAAGAGTAGCGACTCGCGTCCCACGACAGGTTAACCAACCCTCCAGTCCATTAACGCGGACACTTTAGAAGAAGTTTGTTTTTCGATCTCGGTTCATCCACCTGTTGCTTTGAAGTTTTACCAACTAGCTTCCCTAAAACAGTTTGGAGCAGCCTGATGAAATAATTACTTGTCATAGTTTTAATAACTCTCTACAGGCTTGGAAAACTGCGCTCCTTAAGTCTTGATGCTACTGTTCTGAATAACTATTGGCCTATATCAAACTTCCCCTTAGGTAAAGAAGTGGATGAAGCACAACCTTCTCCAACTAAATAGAGATAAGACGGAGATAAATGTCTTTGCAGCGCAGGAAAAAAGACAGAACTGATTTACATACACTGATTCAGATCATTTTTAATTGTGGGAGtatttgctgtgttttttttgttgtacttAATTTAACTGTTGCACTTCTTATCTGCAGTGCATTTTGACGTGTACTATATTTGACCCGTGTGCTTTTTTTCCTAAATCTTTGCATGCCAGGTCCCTCCATGTGGACAGCCAGCCTCACGCACCCTCTCTGACCAGCAGCTACGTGCATGgcacctcctccatctctctgctccCCATGACTGTCGGCCAGTGCCTGGACGTCACGGTCCAGCGCTGGCCGGACCGCGAAGCTGTCGTCTTCTTGCAGGACGGCATTCGTAAAACATTTGCACAGTTTCAGCAAGATGTGCGTCCCCTACTTTGTGCACGTTTATACAAATCATTACTAAATagcttttctttctgtgttcaCTTTTTAGGTTAATAGAATTGTTGACACCCACTGAAATCAGATGGGTGGCCCCTGAGACACACTATGGGGCCTCCTTAAAACTAAGCCTATACTTTGTCAATGAAtctaaatgaaaacatttttgtttttaccgtATGAATTGGTTCTCTTCTTTGAGTCACCACGAAGCTTCTCTAACTCACGAGAAGCACTTTCCTGTGTCACTTTCATGTTTGTGACATTCACGGCTGCAGGTTGACAAGACGGCTGCAGGTCTGCTGGCTTTGGGCCTGAAGCGAGGCGACAGACTGGGAATTTGGGGACCCAACACGTATGAGTGGATCCTCTTCCAGTTTGCATCGGCCAAAGCTGGAATCATACAGGTCAGTTTGTGAGTAGTTTATAAccttaaaatgacattttctgtGTAGCCTTGTGCTCAGACGGACGGCTACACCCTTGTGTCAAGCATGCTATGCATATACTATACTAGGTATactatgtgtaatatatatatatgtactggaAAGGCCTTTAGATAATGTGTGGTGTGGGACTGTATACATACGCTTCACTTTATCCTGTTTTCGTACACGCAGGTGTCATTGAACCCGGCCTATCAGGTGAAGGAAGTGGAGTTTACTCTCAAGCAGGTATGACGAGTTGTGTTACAGCCTACTTACATAACCACCAGTTGGGGCGTCAGACCAGTCAGACCACCGGTCAGACCAGTCAGACCAGTCAGACCACCGGTCAGACCACCAGTCAGACCAGTCAGACCACCGGTCAGACCAGTCAGACCAGTCAGACCAGTCAGACCACCGGTCAGCCCACCAGTCAGACCAGTCAGACCACCGGTCAGCCCACCAGTCAGACCAGTCAGACCACCGGTCAGCCCCTGGTGGCATTAGGGGCATAAAGGAATGAAAGAGAACCAGAGGTATCCTTGCCGTCCTCACATTTATGTTTCTAGTAACTCTCCCAATTCAGATTAATCATACACAATAATcaactaataaataataataataataataaatccaaGTATTTATTGATCTCTTGGTGAAGTTCTCAAGCTACCcagaaatatatattgtaaaaagaACGACCAGCTGAAACATTGaagtaatgtgtgttttaaagcatcaattattacatttcactAATATGATATACATTCTTTTAAGATGGGCTGTACAGCATGTGGACTTTTTATACTTTAAGTATGTAGGTGCAAATGTTTTTGAAAACTAACTACTTTAGTTTTAGTTCAAATGCAgagcttttacttgtaacaaaGTATTTATACACGGTGGTTCTGCTACATTTACAAGATCTAAGTACTTGTATCTCTGATAACCAAATGATTACTGGACTGTACATGAATCTGACAATTGACCATTTTCATAGAAATAGTAATCCTATGATGACGATGTAACATTTAACACATGCAGGTCCAGTGTAAAGCCGTGGTCTGCCCGACCCGCTTTAAAACCCAACACTTCTGTGAGATGCTGAGGGAGCTCTGCCCAGAGATCGACACCACGCCCGGAGGCTTGATCCAAAGCTCCAGGTTTGACAAAACCAATGTCAGATGATGCACCAGATATAGTTAGATATTGTCATTATGGGAGTAAGAGGCGTGCAATACTTCACAATctataataatagttattattaatatccCGTCTAGGTTGCCAGACTTGCGCATGGTGATTGTGACGGACAGCAGGCAGCCGGGGATGCTCCACGTGGAGGATGTGATGCAAGCGGGCGAGAGTCGGCACCACAAGGAGTTGATGGAGCTGCAGAGAAAGCTGTCCTTCGATGAGCCCATCAACATCCAGTTCACATCAGTAAGCTTCAATATTGCATCTTTCCACACTGGCTGCATTTATGACGCAAACCATGATTCAGATCAATGCATTGCTATTTGTTTCAGGGGACGACGGGGAGTCCAAAGGGAGCCGTTCTTTCCCACCACAACATTGTAAACAACGCCTACTTTTCAGGTCTCCGAATGGGTTTTGGACAGAGAGTGAGTCCTTACTTTTCTCTCGATTTGcagaaaacacagacagtgaatTTGAAGTGATCTTATTTTCCATATTCTTCTCAGCCTGAAGTGCGAGTGTGTTTGCCCGTACCCATGTACCACTGCTTTGGGTCTGTGTTGGGAGGGATTAATATGGCTGTGCACGGCATCACGCTGGTCTTCCCTTCCCCTGGCTACAACAGCCAAGCCAACCTGGAGGCCATTCAGAGTAAAAAGTACGGCCTGCAGCTCATCACCCAAATCACCTTCAGATATAcaacaatatacattttaattgattCTTGTGTTTCCACTGAAGGTGCAATTTTGTTTATGGCACTCCCACTATGTTCACCGACATGCTCATCCAACAGGATTTACACAAGTACGACGTGTCATCAATTGAAGCTGGTAATAGACTTTGATGAATAGAAACATTATGAATGCGTGGTTTTGAACTGGGAGGGATGTGGAGCAAACATCCTTTGTTTACGTGCCGCTGTGTTTGAAGGCATCATGGCCGGTTCTCCTTGCCCAGCTGAGATTGTGACCAAACTGAAAACAGTCATGAACATGAAGGAGATAACGGTGAGC of the Cyclopterus lumpus isolate fCycLum1 chromosome 8, fCycLum1.pri, whole genome shotgun sequence genome contains:
- the LOC117734812 gene encoding medium-chain acyl-CoA ligase ACSF2, mitochondrial-like; translated protein: MSALLRSVERLTHSQAWKICSTRLLQCCRSLHVDSQPHAPSLTSSYVHGTSSISLLPMTVGQCLDVTVQRWPDREAVVFLQDGIRKTFAQFQQDVDKTAAGLLALGLKRGDRLGIWGPNTYEWILFQFASAKAGIIQVSLNPAYQVKEVEFTLKQVQCKAVVCPTRFKTQHFCEMLRELCPEIDTTPGGLIQSSRLPDLRMVIVTDSRQPGMLHVEDVMQAGESRHHKELMELQRKLSFDEPINIQFTSGTTGSPKGAVLSHHNIVNNAYFSGLRMGFGQRPEVRVCLPVPMYHCFGSVLGGINMAVHGITLVFPSPGYNSQANLEAIQSKKCNFVYGTPTMFTDMLIQQDLHKYDVSSIEAGIMAGSPCPAEIVTKLKTVMNMKEITLGYGTTENSPITFLGFPRDNDELKINTVGCIMSHTEAKVVDPDTGEIVPLGASGELMIRGSCVMHGYWNNPEKTREVISQDRWYRTGDTASLNSLGYCRIEGRMKDMIIRGGENIYPAEVEQFLFTHPKVQEVQVVGVKDERLGEQVCACIRLRKDQTSSAEEIRAFCKGQISHFKIPHYVLFVDSYPLTVSGKIKKNILTEQMEKKLGL